From Taeniopygia guttata chromosome 3, bTaeGut7.mat, whole genome shotgun sequence:
GTGGAATCGAATGTCAAAGAAAACTGCCAGTGCCAAGCTTGTCTGACTTGAAGAGCCTCTTATCCTATGAGACTGTTTTCGAAAACGGCACACGGACCCTGACTGAAGTGAATGTCCTCGGAGCAGTGCCTGACCCAGCTGCAAACACAACCACACAAAGACCTCTGAGAAAGAAGAGGCAGATCTATGGCACAGACAGTAGGTTCAGCATCTATGACAAGAGGTTTATGACCAACTTTCCGTTCAACACAGCTGTGAAGATCTCCACGGGCTGCAGTGGCATTCTCATTTCCCCCAAGCATGTGCTAACAGCAGCCCACTGCCTGCACAATGGCAAGGATTATGTTAAGGGCAGCAAAAGACTGAGGGTGGGCCTGATGAAGACAAAATCCAGAGGCAATGGCAGGAAACGCAAAGGTGCTAAAAGAAGTAGGAGAGAAATTTCTGCGGCCAAAGAGGATCCCAAAGCCACCACAGAATTAAGGCGACGATCCAAAGGCGATGAGAGAAAGCAGCGGGGATCTGGGAGGAAGCAAGGGACCTCAGATGGCATGCCCTCCTTCCAGTGGACCCGGGTGAAGAGCACTCACATCCCGAAAGGCTGGTTTAAGGGTGTCTCTGGGGATATTGCACTGGATTATGATTATGCTGTTCTTGAGCTCAAGCGTCCCCATAAAAGGAAATACATGGAGCTGGGGATCAGCCCAACAATCAAAATGATGCCTGGGAGCATGATCCACTTCTCAGGTTTTGACAATGATCGGTCTGGGCAGCTGGTCTACAGATTCTGTAGCATTTCTGATGAGTCCAATGATCTGTTTTATCAGTACTGTGATGCTGAGCCTGGCTCCACAGGATCTGGCATCTATCTCCGTCTGAAGGAGCCAAACAAAAAGAAGTGGAAACGCAAGATCATCGCTGTGTACTCAGGCCATCAGTGGGTGGACATCAATGGTGAACAGCAGGATTACAATGTAGCAGTACGAATAACTCCTCTCAAATATGCCCAGATTTGCTTCTGGATACATGGGAACGATGAGAATTGCACACAAGGCTGAAAAGAGCTGAGCCTCAGTCACTTAGCACCCTCGCTGCCATAGAGTGAAAGGCGGCTGCAACAGTGACTGGAAGAACATCACTCCATGCCAGAATGTTCTTGAACTCAAAGCTTGCAAGTAGTGCTACGGTAACTTAAGGAATGCTGAATTTCTAGGGGAGGGGTAGAATTGTCAGACAAAATATTTCTAGTTGTAATCAACCTAGATACGCACTTAAAATCCCAAACTATATTTATGTTTGCAATTGTGATAAATTCAAGTCattaatgaggaaaaaattggcT
This genomic window contains:
- the PRSS35 gene encoding inactive serine protease 35; its protein translation is MEHMLLLFLIFIPILGLSNGTETEQDFTWHLKKIPQIVRERTFSLDSPKFEAKTKLELNSVCGIECQRKLPVPSLSDLKSLLSYETVFENGTRTLTEVNVLGAVPDPAANTTTQRPLRKKRQIYGTDSRFSIYDKRFMTNFPFNTAVKISTGCSGILISPKHVLTAAHCLHNGKDYVKGSKRLRVGLMKTKSRGNGRKRKGAKRSRREISAAKEDPKATTELRRRSKGDERKQRGSGRKQGTSDGMPSFQWTRVKSTHIPKGWFKGVSGDIALDYDYAVLELKRPHKRKYMELGISPTIKMMPGSMIHFSGFDNDRSGQLVYRFCSISDESNDLFYQYCDAEPGSTGSGIYLRLKEPNKKKWKRKIIAVYSGHQWVDINGEQQDYNVAVRITPLKYAQICFWIHGNDENCTQG